The following coding sequences are from one Microtus pennsylvanicus isolate mMicPen1 chromosome 1, mMicPen1.hap1, whole genome shotgun sequence window:
- the Atp5pf gene encoding ATP synthase peripheral stalk subunit F6, mitochondrial — MILQRIFRLSSLLRSAVSVNLRRNIGVTAVAFNKELDPVQKLFVDKIREYKSKRQTSGGPVDAGPEYQQDLDKELFKLKQMFGKGDMNTFPTFKFEDPKFEVFDKPQS; from the exons ATGATTCTTCAGAGGATCTTCAGGCTGTCCTCTCTCCTTCGGTCGGCAGTCTCTGTGAACTTGAGGAGGAACATTGGTGTTACAGCGGTGGCGTTTAATAAGGAACTTGATCCGGTACAGAAACTCTTCGTGGACAAGATAAGAGAGTACAAATCAAAGCGACA GACATCTGGAGGACCTGTTGATGCTGGCCCAGAGTATCAGCAAGATCTGGACAAAGAGCTTTTTAAGCTTAAACAAATGTTTGGTAAAGGGGATATGAATACGTTTCCTACCTTCAAATTTGAAG ATCCCAAATTTGAAGTCTTCGACAAACCCCAGTCCTGA